Proteins co-encoded in one Medicago truncatula cultivar Jemalong A17 chromosome 8, MtrunA17r5.0-ANR, whole genome shotgun sequence genomic window:
- the LOC25500534 gene encoding phospholipid:diacylglycerol acyltransferase 1: MALIRRRKGSEPEKGQSENSEPKIQKKEDEDDDNDKNKKNKKKNKDEVGVFKKSTRWSCVDSCCWFVGCICTLWWFLLFMYNVMPASFPQYVTEAITGPMPDPPGLKLKKEGLSVKHPVVFVPGIVTGGLELWEGHQCAEGLFRKRLWGGTFGEVYKRPSCWVEHMSLDNETGMDPPGIRVRPVSGLVAADYFAAGYFVWAVLIANLARIGYEEKTMYMAAYDWRISFQNTEVRDQTLSRIKSNIELMVSTNGGNKAVIIPHSMGVLYFLHFMKWVEAPAPMGGGGGPDWCSKYIKAIVNIGGPFLGVPKAIAGLFSAEARDIAVARAIAPGFLDNDMFRIQTLQHVMKMTRTWDSTMSMIPKGGDTIWGDLDWSPEESCGLHTRKQSSNNTQLTEQKTNKTNVNYGRMISFGKAVAEADSSKIDIVDFRGAIKGPNVANTSCRDVWTEYHDMGVEGVRAVAEHKVYTAGSIIDLLQFVAPKMMARGSDHFSYGVADNLDDPKYEHYKYWSNPLETKLPNAPDMEIFSLYGVGLPTERAYIYKLTPFAECYIPFEIDPNAEGGDKVSCLKDGVYTVDGDETVPVLSSGYMCAKGWRGKTRFNPSGIRTYVREYDHSPPANLLEGRGTQSGAHVDIMGNFALIEDVMRVAAGAKGEELGGDKVYSDIFKWSDRIKLPL, from the exons ATGGCTTTGATCCGAAGAAGAAAAGGGTCAGAACCAGAAAAGGGTCAAAGCGAAAATTCAGAAccaaaaattcagaaaaaagaagatgaagatgatgataatgataagaacaaaaagaacaagaaaaagaaCAAGGACGAGGTTGGTGTTTTTAAGAAGAGTACTAGGTGGTCTTGTGTTGACagttgttgttggtttgttGGTTGCATTTGTACTTTATGGtggtttttgttgtttatgtACAATGTAATGCCAGCTTCATTTCCTCAGTATGTCACTGAGGCTATTACTGGTCCTATGCCTGATCCACCTGGTTTGAAATTGAAGAAGGAAGGGTTGAGTGTGAAGCATCCGGTGGTTTTTGTTCCAGGGATTGTTACCGGTGGACTTGAACTTTGGGAGGGGCATCAGTGTGCTGAGGGGTTGTTTAGGAAGAGGTTGTGGGGTGGTACTTTTGGAGAAGTTTATAAAAG ACCTTCATGCTGGGTGGAGCACATGTCCCTCGACAATGAAACAGGAATGGATCCACCTGGCATTAGAGTCCGGCCTGTCTCTGGACTTGTAGCTGCTGACTACTTTGCCGCAGGATACTTTGTTTGGGCGGTCCTAATTGCTAACTTGGCACGCATcggttatgaagaaaaaactATGTACATGGCTGCATATGATTGGAGAATATCATTTCAGAACACTGAG GTGCGGGATCAAACACTAAGTCGGATAAAAAGCAACATAGAACTCATGGTTTCCACTAATGGTGGAAATAAGGCAGTTATTATTCCACATTCGATGGGggttttgtattttcttcatttcatgaaatgggttgaagcaCCAGCTCCAATGGGTGGTGGAGGAGGACCAGATTGGTGTTCCAAATATATTAAGGCAATTGTAAACATCGGTGGACCATTTTTAGGTGTTCCGAAGGCTATAGCAGGGCTTTTCTCAGCTGAAGCCCGAGATATTGCTGTTGCAAG GGCGATTGCACCAGGGTTTTTAGATAACGATATGTTCCGCATTCAAACATTGCAACATGTTATGAAGATGACTCGCACTTGGGACTCGACAATGTCAATGATACCAAAAGGAGGGGACACCATATGGGGCGACCTTGATTGGTCACCAGAGGAAAGCTGCGGCCTTCACACGAGAAAGCAAAGCAGCAACAATACTCAGTTGACAGAACAAAagacaaataaaacaaatgttaACTATGGAAGAATGATATCGTTTGGCAAAGCTGTCGCAGAGGCAGATTCGTCTAAGATCGATATTGTTGACTTTCGG GGTGCAATTAAGGGTCCCAATGTTGCAAATACCTCTTGTCGTGATGTGTGGACTGAATACCATGATATGGGTGTCGAGGGAGTAAGAGCAGTTGCAGAACATAAAGTTTACACAGCTGGCTCAATCATAGACCTGCTTCAGTTTGTTGCTCCAAAAATGATGGCGCGTGGTAGTGATCATTTCTCTTATGGAGTAGCTGACAATTTAGATGATCCTAAATATGAACACTACAAATATTGGTCAAACCCATTGGAGACAAA GTTACCAAATGCCCCTGATATGGAAATCTTCTCTCTATATGGAGTTGGCCTACCGACCGAAAGAGCTTATATTTATAAGTTAACTCCCTTTGCCGAGTGTTACATTCCTTTTGAAATTGATCCTAATGCCGAAGGTGGCGACAAAGTTAGTTGTCTGAAAGATGGTGTCTACACTGTTGATGGTGATGAGACCGTTCCAGTTCTAAGTTCAGGCTACATGTGTGCTAAAGGTTGGCGCGGTAAAACAAGATTCAATCCTTCAGGGATCCGCACTTATGTTCGAGAATACGATCATTCTCCTCCAGCCAACCTGCTAGAAGGTAGAGGAACACAAAGCGGTGCTCATGTTGATATAATGGGAAACTTTGCGTTGATTGAAGATGTTATGAGGGTTGCAGCAGGAGCCAAAGGAGAAGAATTGGGAGGTGATAAGGTGTATTCTGATATCTTTAAATGGTCTGATAGAATCAAGTTACCTCTGTGA
- the LOC112417246 gene encoding uncharacterized protein, with product MEEGNAHKLPVDPFEHTLDNETKIFRTYMQNCYEDQCRRYGPEKTYNEDTKKDDNNHFGNLTTVDQGVPTIDPLSPYYVHPSDGPTSVSITPVLTGSNYHSWARSMRRALGGKMKYDFVDGSIPVPTDLDPLFRAWSRCNMLVHSWIMNSVTESIGQSIVFIENAVDVWNDLK from the exons ATGGAAGAAGGAAATGCCCATAAATTACCTGTAGATCCCTTTGAGCACACTTTAGATAATGAGACTAAAATTTTTCGTACATATATGCAGAATTGTTATGAAGACCAATGTAGAAGATAT GGGCCTGAGAAAACATATAATGAAGATACGAAAAAGGACGATAATAATCACTTTGGTAATCTCACAACCGTTGATCAGGGTGTTCCAACGATTGATCCACTGAGTCCTTATTATGTTCATCCAAGCGATGGTCCGACCTCAGTTTCAATTACTCCTGTGCTTACCGGATCCAATTACCATAGTTGGGCTCGGTCTATGCGTAGGGCTTTGGGTggaaaaatgaaatatgatttCGTTGACGGTTCTATTCCGGTTCCTACCGATCTTGATCCATTATTCCGTGCTTGGTCGCGTTGTAATATGCTTGTGCATTCATGGATCATGAATTCTGTCACTGAATCGATTGGTCAATCCATTGTATTTATAGAAAATGCGGTAGATGTTTGGAATGATTTGAAATAA